A region of the Oncorhynchus clarkii lewisi isolate Uvic-CL-2024 chromosome 4, UVic_Ocla_1.0, whole genome shotgun sequence genome:
TGAACTGGTACCGGtgacaaaacataaatgtaagcatgaaggtagttttgtgccaaacCCCCAAAAacggttaaatatgtgtaaagaAAAACTATTTCCTTTCTTTCTCAAAACATTTTTTCTTCTGATTTTCTTTTTTTTGGACTGTATTTTTGCCATTTGTGTTATTCAATGAGTTTCAATGGGATATGGCAATACAGGCCAAATtctatattttatcaaataaaggttttatatttttatacctAAAGAGGTCCTACATTTCTAAATCAAATACCTGAATGATCCATAGTATtatcatcttaaaacaattccacatgtcacttagaacccccccccccccccccaccccagagAACGGTTTACAGGCTCACAGAGGTTAATAGATGACTGGTAATGAAGGATTTCTATAATAACTAAATCAGTGAAGCAGAGATTACCCAAACGATCACGAGCATCGCACCGCAGCATGGGCTATAAAACCTGACctgagtgtacacacacacacacacacacacacacacacacgcaaacatgtacagacacacactcacacacacacacacacacacacgtagagacacacacacacacacacacaaacatgtacagacacagactcacacacacactgctcgtGAGTGTTGAGGAGATTCCTCCATAATTTAAGAGATCAGTGAATGAAACACTTAATCCCAAAGGGGTGCTTTCTCAACTGTAATTTCAAAATAGTGTTTTAACAACACACCACTGCAACACTACATTAATCTCTGAATTAATTACCAACCCCACCCCAAACCCCACTCCCACCCCCAAACCCCACTCCCACCCCCAAACCCCACTCCCAACGCCACCCCAAACCCCACTCCCAACCCCACCCCAAACCCCACCCCAAACCCCACTCCCAACGCCACCCCAAACCCCACTCCCAACCCCACCCCAAAccccacccccaaccccaccccaaaccccacccccaaccccaccccaaACCCCACTCTCAACCCCACCCCAAACCCCACTCTCAACCCCACCCCAAACCCCACTCTCAACCCCACCCCCAAACCCCACTCCCAACCCCACCCCAAACCCCACTCTCAACCCCACCCCAAACCCCACTCCCAACGCCACCCCAAACCCCACTCCCAACCCCACCCCAAAccccacccccaaccccaccccaaACCCCACTCCCAACCCCACCCCAAAccccacccccaaccccaccccaaACCCCACTCCCAACGCCACCCCAAACCCCACTCCCAACCCCACCCCAAAccccacccccaaccccaccccaaACCCCACTCTCAaccccaccccaaacaccacTCTCAACCCCACCCCAAACCCCACTCTCAACCCCACCCCCAAACCCCACTCTCAACCCCACCCCAAACCCCACTCTCAACCCCACCCCAAACCCCACTCCCAACGCCACCCCAAAccccacccccaaccccaccccaaACCCCACTCTCAACCCCACCCCCAAACCCCACTCCCAACCCCACCCCAAACCCCACTCTCAACCCCACCCCAAACCCCACCCCAAACCCCACTCCCAACGCCACCCCAAACCCCACTCTCATCCCCACCCCCAAACGCCTCTCCCAACGCCACCCCAAACGCCACTCCCAACGCCACCCCAAACCCCACTCTCAACCCCACCCCAAACCCCACTCCCAACGCCACCCCAAACCCCACTCCCAACGCCACCCCAAACCCCACTCTCAACCCCACCCCCAAACCCCACTCCCAACGCCACCCCAAACCCCACTCTCAACCCCACTCCCAACGCCACTCCCAACGCCACCCCAAACCCCACTCTCAACCCCACTCCCAACGCCACTCCCAACGCCACCCCAAACCCCACTCTCAACCCCACCCCCAAACCCCACTCTCATCCCCACCCCCAAACCCCACCCCCAAACCCCACTCTCAACCCCACCCCCAAACCCCACTCTcaaccccaacccaacccaaaCCCCACTCTCAACCCCACTCTCAACCCCACCCCCAAACCCCACTCTCATCCCCACCCCCAAACCCCACTCTCAACCCCACCCCCAAACCCCACTCTcaaccccaacccaacccaaaCCCCACTCTCAACCCCACTCTCAACCCCACCCCCAAACCCCACTCTCAACCCCACCCCCAaaacccaaacccaaacccgcTCCCAGCCCCACCCCCAAACCCACTCCCAGCCCCACCCCCAAACCCACTCTCAGCCCCACCCACCAAACCCACTCCAACTCCCAGCCCCACCCCCAAACCCACTCCCAAAACCCGCTCCCAGCCTCACCCCCAAACCCACTCTCAGCCCTACCCCACCCCCAAACCCACTCCCagacccacccccacccccacccccaaaccCACTCCCAGCCCCACCCCCAAACCCACTCTCAGCCCCACCCCCAAACCCACTCCCAAACCCACTCCCAGTCCCACCCCCAAACCCACTCCCAAACCCACTCCcagccccacccccaccccccaaaccCACTCCCagccccaccccccacccccaaacccACTCCCAAAACCCACTCCCAGCCCCACCCCCAAACCCGCTCCCATCCCCACCCCAAAATGAACAAACAATTCAATTAGGCCATAAATCTATAACATGTCCCTAATCTAAACATAATGTAACAAACATCTGGTGTATTAAGTTATAAACTCCGGGAACATTCACCTACATTTTATGCGAGACATTTTTAATCAAACATAGTAATGAAATACAATTCCAGAGAGAAATGAAAGAATATAGCGGGCGACTAGGAGCCAGACCTGAAGGCAACACacaaacattaaaaaaacaataaCCTGTAATAACCTTCTTCTTTGGTAATATAACATTCAACGGTCAGGGGACGACAAGCACTTTGAATATAAGTCAATGACACACAAGAATCATGAATCATGCTGTAACAGGAACATAAAGGAATTTGTGAAATTAGCCGACGCTTTGCATAGGTACCAAGCAATAGTAACACATAGGCCTAGTTAAAATAGTGTAGCCTAACATTAAGATAAAGGCATTTGTGACACAAAAGTTCAAGCTGACAAGTAATAAAAAGCCccaatattattttatttttttaaatgtctgatTAGCAACAGTGCTACGGATGATAAAAGAGAAATCCTTCCCCTGCTATCCTggctaacctctataataacgaATAAAGAGCTGACAGTAGAGTGATCTCCATACATATGTTCTCATATGGATAAAATAACAGTGAGTGAGccacgtgtgtgtgttctctctctgtgtgtgtgtgtgtgtgtgtgtgtgtgtgtgtctgaactcTCTCTCCGTATGAAATATCTGCAGAGAGACTAAAGCATGCCCCCGAGGTCTGTGTATCAGTGATAACCTTTAGAATAAGGTGTAGTTCATGCCTGCCGCCCTCCCCTCTGCCCCTATCTATCTGATGAAAGGATATGGAGATGGTTTGGATAGATTCTCAATTTCTCATgcagaggaagagaagacaggCAGGACAGGCAGACTGGCATATGTGATTGATGTCATCTTTTTGTATTAGGCATTTTAAGTTGTAGCAGAGTACATAGACAACCCTTACAGCAAGCTGAAATACTCTAACTGAAAGGAGGGTGTTTTGTCATGTAAGGGTTGTCTAACTGAAAGGAGGGTGTTTTGTCATGTAAGGGCTGTCTAACTGAAAGGAGGGTGTTTTGTTGTGTAAGGGTTGTCTAACTGAAAGGAGGGTGTTTTGTCATGTAAGGGCTGTCTAACTGAAAGGAGGGTGTTTTGCCATGTAAGGGCTGTCTAACTGAAAGGAGGGTGTTTTGTTGTGTAAGGGTTGTCTAACTGAAAGGAGGGTGTTTTGTCGTGTAAGGGTTGTCTAACTGAAAGGAGGGTGTTTTGTCATGTAAGGGTTGTCTAACTGAAAGGAGGGTAATTTGTCATGTAAGGGCTGTCTAACTGAAAGGAGGGTGTTTTGTCATGTAAGGGTTGTCTAACTGAAAGGAGGGTGTTTTGTCATGTAAGGGCTGTCTAACTGAAAGGAGGGTGTTTTGTCGTGTAAGGGTTGTCTAACTGAAAGGAGGGTGTTTTGTCGTGTAAGGGCATTCTAACTGAAAGGAGGGTGATTTGTTGTGTAAGGGTTGTCTAACTGAAAGGAGGGTGTTTTGTCGTGTAAGGGTTGTCTAACTGAAAGGAGGGTGTTTTGTCATGTAAGGGTTGTCTAACTGAAAGGAGGGTGTTTTGTCATGTATTTCAGAGGGTTGACTCCCCTTGGTTTCTGGTAATGGTCCTAGCAGTCCCTTTAGTGTGATATGCCTATGGCCAGCTCTGCTACATGAAGTCAATGTCATTCATTCATCTTGTGTAATTCCACTCTCTCTGACAGGAAAATAAATTAATAATTcaacacacactcagacatcccTTACCAGGCACTCATATTTCAATTAACTTTTGATTGAGTTATGAAATATACAAAATGACAAGACATTTTCTTGTTTGTGACATCCGTCTTCTTAGATTCCCCAGTATTCTACATGACATTCCATTAATTCCGTTTGCACCGGGACAGGTGATTGTCAGCAATAGTAATTTCATCAATACATTTTTCCGGGCCTTGCGTTCTATTTTTTCGAATGAAAAAATAACTTGCTAATTTTGTCGGTGCTCTTTCTAGACACTGCAGGTTTAATTGCTAATTGTGAACTGGGAATGAATACATTTGCATATTAATTAgttaattcatttgcatttttaaTTTGCTGCCTTCAAAGGGGGTGAGATAAAAGGTCGCGCAATTCTGAATAATTTAAATAATTTATGCTCCATTGGTGAAAAGAAGCCGCACAGAAGTGCTGTGTGGATGTTAACCCCAGAGAGCTTTTAGCGAATAAAGCACTCAAAAATTGTTTTAACAAATCTAATTAAACGGAAAAAGCCACCACCCAGTACAGTTGAGGAGAGAGTAGTGTCCTGAggaagagtgatggagagagaaagatggaggggggagggaataaagagagggtgagagagacaggtatGAAGCAGCCACCCAGAGCAGTAGGAAGGGGAAAGAGTAGTgtcctgaggaagagagagagagagagagagagagagagagagtagtgtcctgaggaagagagagagagagagagagagagagagagagagagagagagagagtagtgtactgaggaagagagagagagagagagagagagagagagagagagagagaagtgtcctgaggaagagagagagagagagagagagagagggagagagagagtagtgtcctgaggaagagagagagagagagagagagagagtagtgtcctgaggaagagagagcgagagagagtgtcctgaggaagagagagagagcgagagagagagagacagacaaagagagagagagacagacaaagagagagagagacagacatagagagagagagagagagacagacaaagagagagacagacatagagagagagagagtagtgtcctgaggaagagagagagagagagagagtgagagacaaagagagagagagagacagacagacagagagagacaaagagagagagacaaatagagggtgagagagacaggtatgctttggcaatgttaacacatgtttcccatgccaataaagcccttgaattgaaattgaattgaattgagagacagacagacaaagagagagagagagacagagagagagagagacagacaaagagagagagagagacagacaaagagagagacagacatagagagagatagtagtgtcctgaggaagagagagagagagagagagagagagagagagagaaagagagagagagacagacagacagagagagacaaagagagagagacaaatagagggtgagagagacaggtatGAAGCAGCCACCCAGAGCAGTAGGAAGGGGAAAGAGTAGTgtcctgaggaagagagagagagagagagagagagagagagagagagagtagtgtcctgatgaagagagagagagagagagagagagagagagagagagagagagagagagagagagagtagtgtcctgaggaagagagagagagagagagagagagagtagtgtcctgaggaagagagagagagagagagagagagagagagagagagagagagtagtgtcctgaggaagagagagagagagagagacaaagagagagagagagacagacaaagagagagagagacagacatagagagagagagacagagagagagagagacagacagacatagagagagagatacagacaaagagagagagagagagacagacagagagagagagagagagacagacaaatagagagagagagagagacagacaaagagagagagagacagacaaagagagagagagatacagacaaagagagagagagagacagacagagagagagagagagagacagacaaagagagagagacaaatagagagagagacagacagacacagacagacagacagacagagagaagacatccTTTCATTGGGATATGAAGGCCAGTCTGATTCTTATCATCTTTTACATTGATTGTATAGCCCTAGAGGGATGACGAGGATGGAGTTATTACTGTATTACAGTACTTGCTTCTGTCATTCTCTCCCATGTTCAAAGTTACTGGAaatactgtacagtgcattcagaaagtattcacaccccttgactttttccacatttttgttgagttacagcctgaatttaaagttgattacatttagattgtttttgtcactggcctacacacatttACCCCAtagtgtcaaagtggaattatgtttttagaaatgaaaagctgaaaggtCTGGAGTACTCaaaccagtgtttcccaaactcagtccctGGGAgcccaaaatcaaatcaaatgtatttatcaagcccttcgtacatcagctgatatctcaaagtgctgtacagaaacgcagcctaaaaccccaaacagcaagcaatgcaggtgtagaagcacggtgcacattttgttttttgccctaaaactacacagctgattcaaattatcaaagcttgatgattagttgattatttgaatcagctgtgtagcgctAGGGCAAAAACCTAACCGTGCACCAAGTTTGAGTAACCCTgactcaacccctttgttatgacaagcttAAATAAGTTCTGGAGTAAGAATTTGCTTAACAAATCGCATGATAAGCTGcgtggactctgtgtgcaataatagtgtttaacgtgatttttaaatgactgcctcatctctgtatcccacacatacaattatctgtaaggtccctcagttgagcagtgaatttaaaaacagagattcaaccacaaagaccagggaggttatcCAATGGCTCGCAAAGaagggtagatgggtaaaactGTTTgggaaaagcagacattgaatatccctttgagcaatgtgtatcaatgcacccagtccCTACAGAGATagaggcatccttcctaactcagctgccagagaagaaggaaaccgctcagggatttcaccatgaggccacggcctgcaacgaaaacacggcctgcaacgaaaacatgcggtctctccttcactgcagccgaggtgagtaagacatttaaacgtgttaaccctcgcaaggctgcaggcccagatggcatccccagccgcgccctcagagcatgcgcagaccagctggccggtgtgtttacggacatattcaatcaatccctataccagtctgctgttcccacatgcttcaagagggccaccattgttcctgttcccaagaaagctaaggtaactgagctaaatgactaccgccccgtagcactcacatccgtcatcatgaagtgctttgagagactagtcaaggaccatatcacctccaccctacctgacaccctagacccactccaatttgcttaccgcccaaataggtccacagacgatgcaatctcaaccacactgcacactgccctaacccatctggacaagaggaatacctatgtgagaatgctgttcatcgactacagctcggcattcaacaccatagtaccctccaagctcgtcatcaagctcgagaccctgggtctcgaccccgccctgtgcaactgggtactggacttcctgacgggccgcccccaggtggtgagggtaggcaacaacatctcctccccgctgatcctcaacactggggccccacaaggttgcgttctgagccctctcctgtactccctgttcacccacgactgcgtggccacgcacgcctccaactcaatcatcaagtttgcggacgacacaacagtggtaggcttgattaccaacaacgatgagacggcctacagggaggaggtgagggccctcggagtgtggtgtcaggaaaacaacctcacac
Encoded here:
- the LOC139408069 gene encoding cell surface glycoprotein 1-like; translation: MGGPGSRREAPGSRTVSSPYHPESQGALERWHQTLKAMLRNVLTTHHCNTTLISELITNPTPNPTPTPKPHSHPQTPLPTPPQTPLPTPPQTPPQTPLPTPPQTPLPTPPQTPPPTPPQTPPPTPPQTPLSTPPQTPLSTPPQTPLSTPPPNPTPNPTPNPTLNPTPNPTPNATPNPTPNPTPNPTPNPTPNPTPNPTPNPTPNPTPNPTPNATPNPTPNPTPNPTPNPTPNPTLNPTPNTTLNPTPNPTLNPTPKPHSQPHPKPHSQPHPKPHSQRHPKPHPQPHPKPHSQPHPQTPLPTPPQTPLSTPPQTPPQTPLPTPPQTPLSSPPPNASPNATPNATPNATPNPTLNPTPNPTPNATPNPTPNATPNPTLNPTPKPHSQRHPKPHSQPHSQRHSQRHPKPHSQPHSQRHSQRHPKPHSQPHPQTPLSSPPPNPTPKPHSQPHPQTPLSTPTQPKPHSQPHSQPHPQTPLSSPPPNPTLNPTPKPHSQPQPNPNPTLNPTLNPTPKPHSQPHPQNPNPNPLPAPPPNPLPAPPPNPLSAPPTKPTPTPSPTPKPTPKTRSQPHPQTHSQPYPTPKPTPRPTPTPTPKPTPSPTPKPTLSPTPKPTPKPTPSPTPKPTPKPTPSPTPTPQTHSQPHPPPPNPLPKPTPSPTPKPAPIPTPK